The DNA window TTGCAAGATGAGCGGCGTAAAGGTAGCGCGAATGTGTTCCATCACATCCAGGTCGCGCATGCGGTGGTCAACCTCACCGCCGTACAGGTTGACCGGTCGCTCGAAGAGCACCTGGGTAATGAAACGCTCGATCAGTGGCGCAAGGGCCTGATGCGCGTTGCTGATGCGGCAAGCGCGGCCCAGCATCCGGGCAAAATAGGCCGGCGCCGACCAGGCGTTGTTGAGCAGCCCGGCATCCAGCTTCATCATGGCGACGATTTCGTCGGTGAACAGGTGGCGCTCTTTGTACTCGATCGGCCCTTCTTTTTTCTTCCCGATGGGCAAAGGCTGAAAGTTCGCCCGAAAGTACCCCTCCACTTCTTCAAAGGTCAGCCCCTGCAATTCGCTGGTCGTCTCAACGGCATCCGAGACAAGCGGCAGTTCAATGTCCAGCGCCTGTACATCCTTGTTTTCGTGGTCAACAAAGATGGTAACCGTCTGTTTGAACACCTCGCGCACGGGCAGAACGGCAATGTCCAGCCCTTCTTGTGCCAGTTCGTCCTCGTATAACTTGCGAAAGGCCGGGTGCTCAATGACCGTAACCATCTCCGGCGTTTCGCCCAGGGGGAACATGCGGCGCAGACCGCGGCCCAGAGTCTGTTCGGGCAATATCCCGGATTTGGCCGAGTAGGGGCGCAGGGGCACTATGGTAGTGACGTTGCGCACGTCCCAGCCTTCGCGCAGCATCATCACCGAAACCACGCAACGGAACTTGCTGTCGGGGCTGTCCAGATCGCGCGACATCTCGCGCAGTTCACGCAGGTCCTCCGGCTTCATCGCATTCTCGTTTTCCACGAATTCCTTGAAGGTGCGACCGCCGCGGGTGACGGTTTTGATGCGCCCTGTCAGGCGCGTATGGATGTTGAGCACGCGCCCCTTCAGCAAAGGGAAGGCGTCGCTATCCAGATAGTCAGCAATTTCGTTGGCCGCCCTGGCATCCTCGGTCATCACGAATAGAATCGGTTTGCGCACCTTGTGCAGCTCTTCGTAGCTCTTTTTGTAACGCTCGTAGCCGAGCCGCAGGTGCACGGCGTAGCGCACGTGGGCTGGCGTCTTCTTATCGCCGCGCACGATCAGCTCATCCGACTCACCCAAAACCGGCACTTTGACGATGCCGGCATCCACTGCCTCGCCCAGGGGAAAGTCCACCACGATGTGGCGAAATAGCGAACCATCGTTGTGCTTGGGCGTGGCGGTGAAATCCAGTTGCAGGCACAGGCCGGCGTTGCCCCGCTGTCGGCTTTCCTCATGGAGGGCATCAATGGCGCGGTTCCAGGCCAGGTCCGGGTCGTGCAGGTGATGAGCTTCGTCGTTCAGCACTATCAGCCGCGGATGGGCGATGATACGCCGGCGCAGGTCCTCGCCGGTATCCAGCGCCCGCCCACGCACCACCTTCGGCCCAAAGATGGCAGAAATGGCATCATCGGGTTCCCCATCCCGGTTGTTCCGGCTGGGGTACAGGCGATGGATGTTGGTCAGGTAAATGGCGCCGGTGGTGGTCGCGCCGCCCGGCTCGTCCTGCAAAACCACCTGCATCTGAAAGTCGGGTCGCCACTCATCGGGGATGAGAGGGTCTTGGTAAAAGATGGCGCAGTTCTCAAAGTCGTCCTTCAGGCGCTCGTACACCGTCAGGTTGGGGGCGATGACCACAAAGTGCCGAGCCAGGTCGGAGTTTGGCTCGTACAGGCTGTGAAAGTAACTCCAGACGATGGCCAGCGTCATGATCTTGGTCTTGCCCGCGCCGGTAGCGATCTTGGCGCAGTATTTCGCCCAGCGGTCCTGCTCCGTGGGTATGCCCAGCGCCAAGTCGGCCAACTGATTGTCGCCGAATTCAAAGAGCAGTTCGGCCACGTTGCGCACGCGGCGCACTTCGTAAAGGTAGATGAAGGTCTCAACGGCCTCGCGCTGCGCCCAGTGATAGCGGAATGGGTAGCTGCTTTGGACTGCGGAAGTCATGCTTCCGTAGTCGCTTTGGACTGCGGAAGTCCGACTTCCGCAATCCAGGTGCTCGTTGTGGAACCAGTGATGGAGCAGCGTGCGCGAGGTCTCGCTGGCGCCCGGATAATCGGCCCGACGCCAGGCATCTACCTGGGCGCGGATGGCGCGCACCAGGGGCACTTCGCTGGGCCGCCGCCCTGGCGCGATGATCGCCGGCTGGCCACGCTGCGGGTTGGGCAGCCGATGCAGGGTCGGCTCTTCCCAAGGCTTGAAGAGCGGCTCCAGGGCGGAGGCGTTTTCACGGGTAACTTGGAAAGGCATGGCTCCTCTCCTTTG is part of the Chloroflexota bacterium genome and encodes:
- a CDS encoding DEAD/DEAH box helicase family protein, encoding MPFQVTRENASALEPLFKPWEEPTLHRLPNPQRGQPAIIAPGRRPSEVPLVRAIRAQVDAWRRADYPGASETSRTLLHHWFHNEHLDCGSRTSAVQSDYGSMTSAVQSSYPFRYHWAQREAVETFIYLYEVRRVRNVAELLFEFGDNQLADLALGIPTEQDRWAKYCAKIATGAGKTKIMTLAIVWSYFHSLYEPNSDLARHFVVIAPNLTVYERLKDDFENCAIFYQDPLIPDEWRPDFQMQVVLQDEPGGATTTGAIYLTNIHRLYPSRNNRDGEPDDAISAIFGPKVVRGRALDTGEDLRRRIIAHPRLIVLNDEAHHLHDPDLAWNRAIDALHEESRQRGNAGLCLQLDFTATPKHNDGSLFRHIVVDFPLGEAVDAGIVKVPVLGESDELIVRGDKKTPAHVRYAVHLRLGYERYKKSYEELHKVRKPILFVMTEDARAANEIADYLDSDAFPLLKGRVLNIHTRLTGRIKTVTRGGRTFKEFVENENAMKPEDLRELREMSRDLDSPDSKFRCVVSVMMLREGWDVRNVTTIVPLRPYSAKSGILPEQTLGRGLRRMFPLGETPEMVTVIEHPAFRKLYEDELAQEGLDIAVLPVREVFKQTVTIFVDHENKDVQALDIELPLVSDAVETTSELQGLTFEEVEGYFRANFQPLPIGKKKEGPIEYKERHLFTDEIVAMMKLDAGLLNNAWSAPAYFARMLGRACRISNAHQALAPLIERFITQVLFERPVNLYGGEVDHRMRDLDVMEHIRATFTPLILQRTVRQEKRRRISRGRPISDWKPYQATSTDERPALAANKTIFNLVPCENDFEQAFTDFLETAQDVVAFAKNAGPQKLMIDYLKPDGQRALYVPDFFVRAVNGDHYLVELKGRQDELVPLKASAAVEWCKTASGKDVRWHYLYVPYHLFQQGAAATVEELARACAPALKALLDEWKTQQLALPLEEAEAKSQAEALFQRVLGDAGIVQPPPDIEVLMRQAVLLLDHAIRSRHPTLAHAFQPLLGPLDEYALRILEKYVRPAIPAKPKEVSDFFEPDLDRVLLNRDRALLQKNQRYLRDNLVYGRSIQRLGTLLFCIDYAQTGRKGVGGVWEVVERVFSSPAFGELYRRLEEVNTFRNTRIAHVETPLTDETEAWAAMRSWLACLNAMALLVT